The Mauremys reevesii isolate NIE-2019 linkage group 1, ASM1616193v1, whole genome shotgun sequence genome segment GCAGTTACATCCCGGGAAAGGCCCAGTTTGGGTTGTTCCACATACTCCTCTGTCATTCTGCCACTTACAagatggggagggaatggggagaGGATGGATGTGCTTGGGGTTGTTTGCTGGAACCAAGGAGGATATAGATGGGAGGGGCCCGGCTCTAGAGAGAGGTTGCTCCTCTGTGCACATGCTGCCCCACTGCTCTGCAGAGTGAACAGAAGGAGCTGGGATGATAGGCAGCGGTGCTGCTCTTTTGGCTAGGTTAGGGGGAGAAAAGGAAAGCAGGCAGAAGGGAGATTTGCTGATGCACCTCCAAacgcctccccactccctgctatCTGCTTGCCAAGGAGCCCttctgctgcagggagggggtcgCTTGGGGGCTTACGTTGTCACTCCCCAGGCCTGCTCTGCACACCTCACTCTCCCACAGGAATGCGGCAGGCCAGATATCCACCACACTGGTCTTGGTCAGTTTACTTGTTTGCCCCCTGCTGTGATGCAGGTTGACGCAGCAGGGGGAGACGGCAGAGAGGTGCAGAGGTGTGGGCATGCTGTCAGCCTGGCACTGTGCCATACCGCTACATCTGGCATCCTGGGCAAGGGCGGAGAGACCCTCTGCACTCCTGCCAAGCTTAGGCCTCTTCACTCAGATTGCCAACGAGGGCGTGACACTGGGTGCTTGTCCTgtccacccaccaccaccaactcATGTCACACAACCCACCCACAGAGAGTGGCTAGTGCTGGCAACACTAGGAACTCAGCAGTGTCTGTGACTGGTTAGTTTTCAGTCTTGTTAACAAGTggctgctactgacttgctggtTTTTCAACTCCGTTCATAGAACTGTTCTGATTGGCTCCTTGCTGACCTGAACTTTTGGTCACTACAGCCCAGGAACTGAACTGGAACTGCTGCCCTATAGATTAAAGGCTCCATGTTCCATTCCCCGACTTCCTCCACCCAGCCAGCCTCCTTGGCCTGGAATTGAATTGGAAATGGTGCCCTATAAGTTAAAGGCTGCATATGCCAGTCTCTGAcacccctgagccatccagtccccagCTATTGCAAAGGCCTTGtctatagggttgccaactttctaatcgcacaaaaccaaacatccctgccccaccctgcctcttctccaaggCTCCAACCCCACTCGCTCtatccccactccctctgttgctcgctctcccccaccctcactcactttcaccgagctggggcaggaggttggggtacgGGAGagagggttcagggtgtggggtcCCAGTGGCATTTACTGCAGCTCCCAGGAAActgctgccaggtccctgcagcctctaTACGcgtgggcagccagggaggatcCGCGTGCTGCCCTtgcgcccgcaggcaccacccccgcagctcccattggtcacggttcccagccaatagaAACTGTGGAGCCGGCACTCAGGCGAGGGCACCACGAGGAAcgtccctggctgcccatgcacctaggggctACAGAGACCCGTCATTCGTTTCTGGGAACCATGCAGAATCAGGTCAGGtggggagtctgccttagccccaggcccctgctgtgccgccaaccagacttttaatgaccCAGTCGGCACTGCTGCCAGGGTCCTTTTTTGACTGGTCATTCTGgttaaaaactggacacctggcaagcCTACTTGTCTAGACTGGGATAAAAGTTGTGACAATGGAATGTGTCTGCTAATATGTGCTCAGTAACATGTTCTAAAAGTCTAGTGTAGCCACAGCAATGTACACTTTAACACGTGGAAAActggtcatgttaacaccttggCTCCCTCCTAGACCTCATCTGGACCAGATTAGCACAGGTTAAAGGCTTGTCTTTTCTGCACTAGGCTTTTCAAATGTGTTAGCACCTGTCAGCTAACCTATCCTATCATCACGCCTTTGATCCTAGCCTAGACAGGGCCAAAGCATGGTTAGGATACCTGGCAGGTTCATGATGTATAGCGCTACTCCACTCTCCATCAGATTCCTGAGGCCTTGTCGGTTGCGTTCATCCATATGCCTAAAAAGCCACGCTGCTTTTATCTTCAGAGTCACACTGGGGTGTGCCCTCAGGAACTCCATTATACTCTGGCAGCATTTCCCACAGGGGCTCCAGGACAGGAACCAGGTGATGGAGCAGTGCACTGATGGCCTGAACTTTAACTTCTTGAAGTCATGTTCCAGGCAGGCGATTTCGGCGTGCTGGGTTGGGGTGTTTCGACACCAGTGCCTCCAGAACTTGGTACTTCTGCCCCACCTGATTTCGTATAGCAGGTACGTCACTCTTGGACGTATACCTGGGATGTAATTCGCCCTAAAATCATTTGGTTGTATCTTCCACCTGAAACACAAATGTTATGATGGGCACAGATGTCTTTTACTGCCCCCTTTTCATCCTGTGTATTATATGCAAAACCCTCACAATTCACAAGTGCTCTTCATCCCAGAAGAACCCAAAACACTCTCCAGGCTGCATATACAGGTATCACTCTCTGGAAGGAAATAATAGGTACAAAATCCAGTTGAAACTGGAAGGAATTTTAGAAGAGTTGGAATCTAATGAGCTCAATCTGGAATTAGACAAATATCAGAGAGGTAGGTAGTTCTGTGTCTCTGAGAGTAGTTAGAAGCAGCAAGTGGCCTATAGATAACAGATGCATGCAGCATGAGCAGTGAATGTGGTGAatcttcttcggatgcaagccacccacgaaagctcatgctgcaaaacgtctgttagtctataaggtgccacaggattctttgctgaattAGACAAAGACACCTGAGGGATCCTTGTCATGTACTTCTGTACCAGCTATGGACTTGCTGCAGAGCTGGCTTATACACATCAGGTGTGATCATCATAGAATCCTTTAACACTCTGCTAGGGATGGCTGAGGTTCATTTTAAATAAGATATTTTCACGCACAGTGCCACCTAGcggctgaacagtataatacgGTTTAGCCTGCCATTACGATCCTTCTGTAGTGCCCCCTACTGAGtcacccacacccctcctgcagcaTAGCACCCTAGGATCAacctggggcattggggtcagtgCTGGTTCAAGAAGGGAGACCACCCACTGTACCTTTAATTATGTTTAACTTTCCGGACAGGAATTCAGGGGGCGACGTGGGAGCGGCAGAAGTGAATGCTCTGTTACGTAGCTGCAGCTGAGGAGCTATGTCACTGAATAAAGAGGATCTCTTTCACACACATTAGGTCTCGAGGGATTAGTGAACACCACATGGTATCAGGAGTAAATAGAAATTACAAAAAGAACCTTGTGGAAGAATGGAACAGCTGAAAGCTCCACCAGAGCTGAAAGTCTCTGGAAAGGTGGAAGACAACTggaagagctcttcttgacctgctgctcacaaacagggaaaaattagtaggggaagcaaaagtggatgggaacctgggatagttgagttcaggatcctgacacaaggaagaaaggagagcagcagaatatggaccctggacttcagaaaagcagactttgactccctcagagaactgatgggcaggatcccctgggagtataacatgagggggaaaggagtcgaggaaagctggctgtattttaaagaagccttattgaggttgcaggaacaaaccatcctgatgtgtagaaagaatagtaaatattgCAGGCAACCAGcatggcttaacagtgaaatccttgctgatcttaaacacaaaaaagaagcttacaagaagtggaagcttggacaaatgaccagggaggagtatacaaatattgctccggcatgcaggagtgaaatcaggaaggccaaatcacaattggagttgcaactagcaagggatgttaagaataacaagaagggtttctacaggtatgttagcaacaagaaggtcgtCAGGGGAAGTGtgagccccttactgaatgggggaggcaacctagtgacagaggatgtggaaaaagctaatgtactcgaTGATTTTTtcgcctctgtcttcacgaacaaggtgagctcccagactactgcaatgggcagcacagtatggggaggaggtgaccagctctctgtggagaaagaagtggttcagggctatttagaaaagctggaggaGCACAGGTCCATGGGGCCGGGTCCACTGCATCAGAGGGTGCTAAatgagttggcagatgtgattggagaaccattggccattatctttgaaaactcatggcgatcgggggaggtcccggatgactggaaaaaggctaatgtagtgcccatctttaaaaaagggaacaaggaggatccagggaactacaggccagtcagcctcacctcagtccctggaaaaatcatggagcagatcctcaaggaatcaattttgaagcatttagaggagaggaaagtgatcaggaacagtcagcatggattcaccaagggcaagtcatgcctcactaacctaattgccttctataatgagataactgggtctgtggatgaggggaaagctgtggacgtgtttattccttgactttagcaaagcttttgatacggtctcccacagtattcttgccagcaagttaaagaagtatgggctggatgaatggactataaggtggatagaaagctgtctagatcatcgggctcaacgagtagtgatcaatggctccatgtctagttggcagctggtatgaaGCAGAATGCCGTAATGGTCGGTCTTGGGGCtgattttattcaatatcttcattaatgatctggaggatgagaAGGGGGCAGGCGCCCGGGGCCCCGGCCCCAGAGAGGCCCCAAGAGAGCCAAGAGagccgccccgcccctcccgcccgAGGAGCGGCCAGCGAGccagccgcccgcccgccgccgctCGCCTCGGGCTgccgggccgggggggagggcagggggcgagcgcggctcccccccgccctccccccgggCGGGCTCAGGGAGCCCCCGGCCCGCcggaggcggggcggggcgggaggggcgggCGGCGGCGACGCCGCCGCGGAAGCGCCGCGCCTTGGCTTCGGCGGCCGGGACCGCCGGACGGCGCCAAGGCCCGCCCGggcggcccccccccgccccgacgcCCCGCCCGAAGACCGGGCGGCGCCGGCCCGGCGGGGCGCGGCGGGCGGCGGGGGTCGGCCGCCCCCGCGGATCTTCGGGCGCGGGCGCCCGGGCGGAAAACCCCCACCCGCCCGACGCCGcccccccggaatcctctgggcggccctgtgatgTGGACTGCACTctgagcaagtttgcagatgacaataaactgggaggagtggtagatacgctggaggatagagataggatacagagggacctagacaaattagaggattgggccaaaagaaatctgatgaggtttaacaaggacaagtgcacttaggacagaagaatcacATGCACTGCTACTGATTAGGAACCAAGTGGCTAGGCATCAGGTCTGCAGAAAAGGGGTTACAGTgtacgagaagctggatatgagtcaacagtgtgcctctgttgccaagaagactaatggcattttgggctgtataagtaggagcattgccagcagatcgagggatgtgatcattctcctctatttggcattggtgaggcctcatctggagtacggtgtctagttttgggccccacactacaagaaggatgtggaaaaattggaaagagtctccagcagagggcaacaaaaatgattaaggggctggagcacatgacttattaggagaggctgagagaactgggctgatttagtctgcagaagagaagaatgaggggggatttgatagctgctttcaactatctgaaagggggtttccaaagaggatggatctaggctgttctcagttgtagcagatgacagaacaaggagtaatggtctcaagttgcagtgggggaggtttaggttggatattagcaaacactatttcactaggagggtggtgaagcactggaatgggttacctagggaggtggtggaatctcctttcttagaggtttttaaggtcaggcttgacaaagccctggctgagatgatttagttggggattggtcctgctttgagcagagggttggactagatgacctcctgaggtcccttccaatcctgatactctatgattctatgagtctaagagATTTGAACAGTGCCTCATTCTGTATATGCAAGCAATGAGAGCCACTGAAAAGGAAGCCACTCAAAAGGCAGCCTTATTTCTGATGATAGCATGTTCTGAAGCACTTGATGTGTTCACCCGTGTTCAGTTATCACAGGCAGAAAGGGCCAGCTTTGAAGGTGCAATACACACCATGTAAAAATGAGACATAAGGGTGAGGTGTACAAAGGGAAAATAAATCTATAGAAGAGATTGTGACTGATGTAAGACTGAAGAACCAGCCTGGCAGTTTTGTGGAGCTAACTGAGCCCCTGATAAGAGGCAAGATTGTGATTGGAATATGAACCAAAAAAACTCAGAAAAAGCTTCTGAGAGACCCAGAATTAACCCTTGTCAAGGCAATTAGAATTTGCCAAGGAATGGAAGACACCCAGTGTAGAATGAAGCTTACGAAGGCTGGACAGTGCTCTGACACTGTAgatgttgtcagtagctaccggtgtggtgctctgctcttgttcaatgatgataacagtcggctgtatgcgtgttccctctgtgtgctgccccggctctgtgcagatagctgacacagcaaaccccgaaagaacccccaaagaccacagacgctagtaaggtatgaaggaacccgagccaggtttattgtcaaacgaagcacagtaatagtttcctatagactctacaggacatactacgaatatgtgccccctggcaatggacacagctcagtcagtggcgggactctccagtgccccctaggctggacaaagatgcgcactccgggacctacttttatacagttacaggacagattactcatccctcctgacatactgaggtacagccccttggctcattagggtgctgtctccccctttgatcatgttgtttcagacaaacagatctatccatcatgctgtccttttgATCCtatctttaagatgcacctgcctgttccttgttatgtctgtGGAGTGTCCTTGTATCGGGCTGTCCAGGTGCCATATTGGCACcagttcctcttattagcacttatatttgaatgcacctgcttctaacaaccctcttctcaccaacttctgtgagtggggcctgcctcaggctcacagcccagcttttgcttagcagtgCCTGgaggtactttggttcaggctt includes the following:
- the LOC120372170 gene encoding C->U-editing enzyme APOBEC-1-like; the protein is MAAGTEKGDSARGTNPGWKIQPNDFRANYIPGIRPRVTYLLYEIRWGRSTKFWRHWCRNTPTQHAEIACLEHDFKKLKFRPSVHCSITWFLSWSPCGKCCQSIMEFLRAHPSVTLKIKAAWLFRHMDERNRQGLRNLMESGVALYIMNLPDYRYCWRTFVVHQNGEEDDYCPLVPSLWIIFYCLELQRILWVSRHFGENVGSKNNPKSYES